From the genome of Populus trichocarpa isolate Nisqually-1 chromosome 15, P.trichocarpa_v4.1, whole genome shotgun sequence, one region includes:
- the LOC7463142 gene encoding 11-beta-hydroxysteroid dehydrogenase A → MDLIHKVLNIVLPPITLILLLLFLPSFLVSKFISRIKRSINSEKVAGKVVLITGASSGIGEYLAYEYARRGACLALAARRQERLRAVAGKARALGSPDVIVIPTDISKVEDSERFINEAVNHFGKLDHLVNNAGVVQIDMFEDCKQISDFATLTDTNFWGSVYTTHFAIPHLRKSKGRIVGISSIAGWFTVPRMSFYCASKAAITSFYETLRAEFGSDIGITIVTPGVVESEMSQGDFLSKAQIDFVPAESTERCAKAIVDSACRGDRYLTEPSWARMTFLLKVLCPEVLEWLFHMVLVAKSSKKSN, encoded by the exons ATGGATTTGATCCACAAAGTCCTGAACATTGTACTTCCTCCTATAACATTGATTCTGCTACTTCTCTTCTTGCCGTCCTTTCTTGTTTCCAAGTTCATAAGTCGTATAAAAAGATCAATAAACAGCGAAAAGGTGGCAGGAAAAGTAGTTCTAATCACCGGTGCATCCTCAGGCATTGGCGAG TATCTTGCATATGAGTATGCTAGGAGAGGAGCATGTTTAGCCCTTGCTGCTAGAAGACAGGAGCGTCTTCGAGCAGTTGCTGGTAAGGCAAGGGCGCTGGGTTCACCAGATGTTATAGTCATCCCCACTGACATTTCGAAGGTTGAAGACTCTGAGAGGTTTATTAACGAAGCAGTGAATCATTTTGGCAAGT TGGATCATCTGGTGAACAATGCTGGTGTTGTTCAAATTGACATGTTTGAGGATTGCAAGCAAATATCAGATTTTGCAACACTTACG GACACAAATTTCTGGGGTTCCGTTTACACCACCCATTTCGCTATTCCACACCTAAGAAAAAGTAAAGGGAGGATTGTAGGGATTTCTTCAATTGCTGGATGGTTCACAGTGCCTAGGATGAGCTTCTATTGC GCAAGCAAAGCAGCCATAACAAGTTTTTATGAGACACTACGTGCTGAATTTGGTTCGGATATTGGAATAACAATCGTCACTCCTGGTGTAGTCGAGTCAGAAATGAGCCAAGGCGATTTTTTGTCAAAG GCCCAGATAGACTTTGTCCCGGCCGAGTCGACCGAGAGGTGTGCTAAAGCAATCGTGGACAGCGCTTGCCGAGGAGATAGATACTTAACAGAGCCGTCTTGGGCAAGAATGACGTTTCTGCTGAAAGTCCTTTGTCCTGAAGTGCTGGAGTGGTTGTTCCACATGGTATTGGTTGCTAAGAGTTCAAAGAAAAGTAACTAG